A region from the Irregularibacter muris genome encodes:
- a CDS encoding VanZ family protein has translation MKKVIKVIFGISFIFYLLALVMLLFVGVMFVGIRGHIWTDLSLIEYIRSSSNFVPFKTISTYITAMFDGSLNVAIPIKNLLGNLIMFLPMGIYLPYYVKKINKIGGFILLMIIMLLAIEVTQLVTRRGSFDIDDFILNMAGALIGFGIWKTKIVQRLLK, from the coding sequence ATGAAAAAAGTAATAAAGGTGATTTTTGGTATTAGTTTCATATTTTATTTATTAGCACTGGTAATGCTGTTGTTTGTAGGTGTTATGTTTGTGGGAATTAGAGGTCATATATGGACAGACTTATCGTTAATAGAATATATAAGGAGTTCTTCAAATTTCGTTCCATTTAAAACTATAAGTACATATATAACGGCAATGTTTGACGGAAGTTTAAATGTAGCTATACCTATAAAGAATCTCCTTGGTAACTTAATAATGTTTTTACCAATGGGAATTTACCTACCTTACTATGTAAAAAAGATAAACAAGATTGGTGGATTTATTCTCTTGATGATTATAATGTTATTAGCTATTGAAGTAACACAATTAGTTACAAGAAGAGGAAGTTTTGATATTGATGATTTTATACTAAATATGGCAGGTGCTTTGATAGGTTTTGGTATTTGGAAAACAAAAATAGTTCAGAGGTTACTTAAATAG
- a CDS encoding DUF5412 domain-containing protein, protein MRKRLLIIFVVIITFLAYGIYWAFFDINRLEKGELISQVHSPDETYTIKAYLINGGATTSYAIRGELNFNKYRKKPKNIYWSYREENAVIVWVDDDTVIINGIQLNVPNEKFDFRRKK, encoded by the coding sequence TTGAGAAAAAGGCTACTTATCATTTTTGTAGTTATAATAACATTTTTAGCTTACGGAATATACTGGGCATTTTTTGATATAAATAGATTAGAAAAAGGTGAATTAATATCTCAGGTACATTCACCTGATGAGACATATACAATTAAAGCCTATCTTATAAATGGTGGAGCGACTACTTCATATGCAATACGAGGTGAATTAAACTTTAATAAATATAGAAAAAAGCCTAAAAATATTTATTGGAGTTATAGGGAAGAGAATGCAGTAATTGTATGGGTTGATGATGACACAGTTATAATAAATGGAATTCAACTAAATGTACCAAATGAAAAATTTGACTTTAGAAGGAAAAAGTGA
- a CDS encoding DNA-deoxyinosine glycosylase produces the protein MIEGFLPIIDNNSEILILGTMPGGESLKKQEYYAYGRNQFWKIIFSLLKGQATDDYEEKKKILLESHIGVWDVLKSCDRKGSLDVNIKNPQSNNFKLLFEQYPKIKQIYFNGKTAEKLYRKLVARDTEEYNIELIGLPSTSPANAISFEKKLEAWKKIIN, from the coding sequence ATGATAGAAGGTTTTCTACCAATAATTGATAATAATAGTGAAATATTAATTTTAGGAACTATGCCAGGGGGAGAGTCACTTAAAAAGCAAGAGTATTATGCTTATGGCCGAAATCAATTTTGGAAGATAATTTTTTCCCTATTAAAAGGACAAGCCACTGATGATTATGAAGAAAAGAAAAAAATTCTATTAGAGAGCCACATTGGTGTTTGGGATGTTCTTAAAAGTTGCGATAGAAAAGGAAGCCTTGATGTAAATATAAAAAATCCACAATCAAATAACTTTAAACTTTTATTTGAGCAATATCCTAAGATAAAACAGATATATTTCAATGGTAAAACAGCAGAAAAGTTATATAGAAAATTAGTTGCCAGAGATACTGAGGAATATAATATAGAGCTAATAGGCTTACCATCAACGAGTCCAGCAAATGCAATTAGTTTTGAGAAAAAGTTGGAAGCGTGGAAAAAAATAATAAATTAA
- a CDS encoding MATE family efflux transporter, translating into MIFNLKKMVNNNNINTINIIALPLILNSLTGLLIGMLDQAMVGRISIFAYGAVGVIVTTLYSISGIVGMIAVSFNILGSQSMGLNDNEDLYNKFRITLVLSLLLGLLFYTFILIFKIPMLKIVFCLEGEILDEAVKYLNIFGLSVGLNLIIFVFSSLFKILKMTKWIFYGSLIANISNLIIDYILIFGKFGISKMGVTGAAIGSVVALFINIVVYILAIKNRNILKIEVKDCKNYIKQLVRKTIPLMGQEFLEGTLFSIGIVAIVSRIGVLEVASYTLLFNIINILLMPMYAYSSASLNLVSQFSVSKSKNKMKKIPELCLMMSVLFYIISSVIIILFKRTILGFMTNDISVIDFSSTYLILAISIQAFNLAHSIYKYSLQGINDEKWVFVVSLVINLVSMASIVWLVFIFKMNFSGVYIGLGINYLFLSLLFYYKYSKSIDRKFIVETI; encoded by the coding sequence ATGATTTTTAACTTAAAAAAGATGGTTAATAATAATAACATTAATACTATTAATATTATAGCATTACCTTTAATATTGAATTCTCTTACAGGACTTCTAATTGGAATGCTTGATCAAGCGATGGTTGGTAGAATTTCTATTTTCGCTTATGGAGCAGTAGGTGTAATTGTTACTACTCTTTATAGTATAAGTGGCATAGTTGGAATGATTGCTGTATCTTTTAATATTTTAGGGTCTCAAAGTATGGGATTAAATGACAATGAAGATCTATATAATAAATTTAGAATAACTTTGGTTTTAAGTTTATTATTAGGACTACTATTCTATACTTTCATTCTAATTTTTAAAATTCCTATGCTGAAAATTGTTTTTTGCTTAGAAGGTGAGATACTTGATGAAGCAGTAAAATATCTAAATATATTTGGTTTATCTGTTGGATTAAACTTAATTATTTTTGTGTTTTCTTCATTATTTAAAATACTAAAAATGACAAAATGGATTTTTTATGGGAGTTTAATTGCCAATATAAGTAATCTAATCATAGACTATATTCTTATATTTGGAAAATTTGGAATAAGCAAAATGGGGGTAACTGGTGCTGCTATAGGTTCAGTAGTTGCCTTATTTATAAATATCGTCGTGTATATTCTCGCAATAAAAAATAGAAACATATTAAAAATCGAAGTGAAAGACTGTAAGAATTATATAAAACAGTTGGTAAGAAAAACTATTCCACTAATGGGACAAGAATTTTTAGAAGGTACTCTGTTTAGTATTGGTATAGTAGCTATTGTTTCTAGAATCGGAGTTTTAGAAGTAGCTTCATATACATTATTATTTAATATTATTAATATATTGCTGATGCCAATGTATGCCTATTCCTCAGCATCATTAAATCTTGTTAGTCAGTTCTCAGTAAGTAAATCTAAAAATAAAATGAAGAAAATTCCAGAATTATGCTTAATGATGTCTGTTCTATTTTATATAATTAGTTCAGTTATAATTATCTTATTTAAAAGGACAATTCTAGGTTTCATGACAAATGATATTTCTGTCATAGATTTTTCTTCCACTTATCTCATTCTAGCAATTTCTATTCAAGCTTTTAACTTAGCACATTCGATATATAAATATAGCTTGCAAGGCATTAATGATGAAAAATGGGTATTTGTCGTAAGTTTAGTTATAAACCTTGTTAGCATGGCAAGTATTGTATGGTTAGTATTTATTTTTAAAATGAATTTTTCAGGTGTTTATATTGGATTAGGTATAAACTACTTGTTCCTATCTTTGTTGTTTTATTACAAATATAGCAAATCAATTGATAGAAAATTTATAGTAGAAACCATATAA
- the glmS gene encoding glutamine--fructose-6-phosphate transaminase (isomerizing) encodes MCGIVGYIGNKKATEVLINGLEKLEYRGYDSAGIAIYNQGKVEIKKFKGRLAVLEEHVQENPVEGTLGIGHTRWATHGAPSDINSHPHSNTSGDIVVVHNGIIENYMELKEELEEKGYQFRSETDTEVIAHLLDHLYTGDIVETVREVLTRLNGSYALGVISTKEPHKLIGVRKDSPLIVGLGEGENFIASDVPAILKHTRKVYFLEDNELAILERDKVTILDKKGNSVKKESFTVNWDVSAAEKGGYRHFMIKEIHEQPKGLRDTMTSRLMEEKDQVILDKIKLDKKTLENINRIVIVACGTAYHAGLVGKYVIERFARIPVETEVASEFRYKNPIIDQHSLVIVISQSGETADTLAALRLAKKKGARIMAITNVVGSSVAREADDLLYTWAGPEIAVASTKAYSTQLICMYMIALHIALQLDKITVEFFKKVKDALRKTPQMVEEILDNTHDIQRFADHHFNVQNTFFLGRGLDYYTALEGSLKLKEISYIHSEAYPAGELKHGTIALIEEGTLVVALATQRELYEKLLSNIKEVKARGAHVLAIAQGDKKDIEKVADEVFYIPEAIDEISPITTVIILQLMAYYISVARGCDVDKPRNLAKSVTVE; translated from the coding sequence ATGTGTGGAATAGTTGGATATATAGGAAATAAGAAAGCAACAGAAGTACTAATTAATGGATTAGAAAAATTAGAATATAGAGGATATGATTCTGCAGGGATTGCTATATACAACCAAGGGAAAGTGGAGATAAAGAAATTCAAAGGTCGTTTAGCTGTACTAGAAGAGCATGTACAGGAAAACCCAGTGGAAGGGACGTTAGGCATAGGGCATACCCGTTGGGCAACCCATGGAGCGCCCTCAGACATCAACTCCCATCCCCATAGCAACACTTCTGGAGATATCGTAGTGGTACACAATGGGATTATTGAAAATTATATGGAACTGAAAGAAGAGTTAGAAGAAAAGGGATATCAATTTCGCTCAGAAACCGATACAGAAGTCATTGCTCATTTATTAGATCACTTATATACAGGTGATATTGTGGAAACGGTAAGAGAAGTTCTTACAAGATTAAATGGCTCCTATGCATTGGGCGTGATATCCACCAAAGAACCACATAAATTAATAGGGGTAAGAAAGGACAGCCCATTGATTGTAGGATTAGGAGAAGGTGAAAACTTCATTGCCTCTGACGTTCCTGCTATTTTAAAGCATACAAGAAAGGTATACTTTTTAGAGGATAATGAACTAGCCATTTTGGAAAGAGATAAAGTTACAATTTTAGACAAAAAAGGCAATTCAGTAAAAAAAGAAAGCTTCACTGTAAATTGGGATGTGTCAGCAGCTGAAAAAGGCGGATATCGACACTTTATGATAAAAGAAATTCATGAACAACCTAAGGGACTTAGAGATACAATGACATCAAGACTTATGGAAGAAAAAGACCAAGTTATATTAGATAAAATAAAACTAGATAAAAAAACCCTAGAAAACATTAACCGAATAGTCATTGTGGCTTGTGGTACAGCCTATCACGCAGGTTTAGTCGGAAAGTATGTTATAGAAAGATTTGCAAGAATTCCAGTGGAAACAGAAGTAGCTTCAGAGTTTAGATACAAAAATCCCATTATAGATCAGCACTCTTTAGTTATTGTGATAAGTCAATCCGGAGAAACAGCAGATACCTTAGCAGCCCTGCGTTTGGCAAAGAAAAAAGGGGCAAGGATTATGGCAATAACGAATGTGGTAGGAAGTAGTGTGGCTAGAGAAGCCGATGATCTCCTATACACTTGGGCAGGACCAGAAATTGCAGTAGCCTCTACTAAGGCCTACAGCACCCAACTCATATGTATGTATATGATAGCCCTACACATAGCCCTACAATTGGACAAAATAACAGTAGAGTTTTTCAAAAAAGTCAAAGATGCCCTAAGAAAAACTCCACAAATGGTGGAGGAAATATTAGACAACACCCATGACATTCAGCGATTTGCAGATCATCATTTCAATGTTCAAAACACCTTCTTTTTAGGCAGAGGATTGGATTACTATACGGCCTTAGAAGGATCTTTGAAACTAAAAGAAATATCCTATATTCATTCAGAGGCTTACCCAGCAGGGGAGCTAAAACATGGTACAATTGCTTTAATAGAAGAAGGCACGTTAGTAGTGGCCCTTGCCACCCAAAGAGAATTATATGAAAAACTTCTAAGCAATATTAAAGAAGTAAAAGCTAGAGGAGCCCATGTGCTTGCTATAGCCCAAGGGGATAAAAAAGATATTGAAAAAGTTGCCGATGAAGTATTCTACATCCCCGAAGCAATAGATGAAATATCGCCAATAACCACAGTGATTATTCTACAATTAATGGCATACTATATATCGGTAGCTCGAGGTTGTGACGTAGACAAACCAAGAAATCTAGCAAAATCTGTAACTGTAGAATAA
- the glmM gene encoding phosphoglucosamine mutase encodes MGRLFGTDGVRGVANKELTAPLAYQLGQAGAHVLKNGNKAPKIVVGSDTRISGDMLETALISGICSVGGEALCVGVVPTPVVAFLTRYFKADAGVVISASHNPVEFNGIKFFNYEGYKLPDEIEDRIEKIILDRSEEILQPIGNEIGKKTTIENADDLYIEFLKKTIDVDFKGFKIALDCANGAAYRVAPRIFEELGAQVEAIHYHPDGTNINRKCGSTHPEDLQKLVVEKQCDLGLAFDGDADRLIAVDHKGEIVDGDKILVICGLDLKDKDKLKDNTLVVTVMSNLGLDKALQENDCKFIKTSVGDRYVLEAMLKDGYSLGGEQSGHVIFLDHNTTGDGLLTALQLTMVLKHKNKSLRELASVMKVYPQVLVNAKVSNSKKYDYMNDSVIQEEIKKVEDHFHGKGRVLIRPSGTEPLVRVMIEGEKQEELDQIAKDLASLIEERLQ; translated from the coding sequence ATGGGAAGACTTTTTGGAACCGATGGTGTTCGAGGTGTTGCCAATAAAGAATTAACTGCACCTTTAGCCTATCAACTAGGACAAGCAGGTGCTCATGTGTTAAAAAACGGAAATAAAGCTCCTAAAATAGTGGTGGGTAGTGACACAAGAATTTCTGGTGATATGTTAGAGACTGCCCTAATTTCTGGTATTTGTTCTGTAGGAGGAGAAGCCCTTTGTGTGGGAGTAGTTCCTACGCCAGTAGTAGCATTTTTGACAAGATATTTTAAGGCTGATGCTGGAGTTGTTATTTCAGCTTCCCATAATCCAGTAGAATTTAATGGCATTAAATTCTTTAATTATGAAGGTTATAAACTTCCAGATGAAATAGAGGATAGAATAGAGAAAATTATATTAGACCGCTCCGAAGAAATATTACAGCCCATAGGAAATGAAATTGGGAAAAAGACAACCATAGAAAATGCAGATGACTTATATATAGAATTTTTGAAGAAAACCATAGATGTAGATTTTAAAGGATTTAAAATTGCTTTAGACTGTGCCAATGGTGCAGCCTATAGAGTAGCCCCTAGAATCTTTGAAGAATTGGGAGCACAGGTAGAGGCAATTCATTATCATCCTGATGGTACCAATATCAATCGAAAATGTGGTTCTACCCATCCTGAAGACTTACAAAAATTAGTAGTAGAAAAACAATGTGATCTAGGGTTAGCCTTTGATGGAGATGCAGATCGCCTAATTGCTGTAGATCATAAGGGAGAAATTGTAGATGGGGATAAGATTCTAGTTATTTGTGGTCTAGATTTAAAGGATAAAGACAAATTGAAGGATAATACCCTTGTAGTCACCGTAATGAGTAATTTAGGATTGGATAAGGCACTACAAGAAAATGATTGTAAATTTATCAAAACTAGTGTAGGAGACCGTTATGTATTAGAAGCTATGCTTAAGGATGGATATTCTCTAGGAGGAGAACAATCTGGTCATGTAATCTTCTTAGATCATAATACTACTGGGGATGGTTTACTAACCGCACTACAATTAACCATGGTGCTAAAGCATAAAAACAAATCCCTAAGAGAATTAGCTAGTGTAATGAAGGTATATCCACAGGTCTTGGTAAATGCCAAAGTAAGCAATAGCAAGAAATATGATTACATGAATGATTCAGTTATTCAAGAGGAAATTAAGAAAGTAGAAGATCATTTCCATGGCAAAGGAAGAGTTCTTATCCGTCCATCGGGTACAGAACCCCTAGTCAGGGTAATGATAGAGGGCGAAAAACAAGAAGAATTAGATCAAATCGCAAAGGATTTGGCTAGTTTAATAGAAGAAAGATTGCAATAA
- a CDS encoding phosphate butyryltransferase: protein MIKSFDDILQTAQERGPKTIAVAVAEDYHVLEAVWAAKQKGIADACLVGDQEKICSIAQEIGMDIQQFEIIHEAETIEAAKKAVHRVATGKAQVLMKGLLQTADIMKAVLDREAGLRGSSILSHVAVFEVDGFERLFYVTDAAMNIAPTVEDKVKILKNCVGLANALDNQEPRVGVVCAVEKLNNKMEATLHAAELVERNKRGEIKGCIIGGPFALDNAISEEAARIKKITHPVAGKAEILLIPDIEAGNILYKSLSFFAKARNAGIIVGARAPIVLTSRADSKESKLNSIALGVLLACNQSEAERL, encoded by the coding sequence ATGATAAAAAGCTTTGATGATATATTACAAACCGCCCAAGAAAGAGGGCCAAAGACTATAGCGGTAGCAGTGGCAGAGGATTATCATGTATTGGAAGCCGTTTGGGCTGCCAAACAAAAAGGAATAGCAGACGCATGTCTTGTGGGGGATCAAGAAAAAATTTGCAGCATAGCCCAAGAAATTGGTATGGATATTCAACAATTTGAAATAATTCATGAAGCTGAGACTATAGAAGCTGCCAAAAAAGCAGTACATAGGGTAGCCACAGGGAAGGCCCAAGTTTTAATGAAGGGACTATTGCAAACAGCTGACATCATGAAGGCAGTATTGGATAGAGAGGCAGGATTAAGAGGCAGTAGCATATTAAGTCATGTAGCTGTCTTTGAGGTAGATGGATTTGAACGATTGTTCTACGTCACTGACGCTGCAATGAATATAGCTCCTACTGTGGAGGATAAAGTAAAGATTCTAAAAAACTGTGTGGGATTAGCCAATGCATTAGATAATCAAGAGCCAAGGGTGGGAGTGGTCTGTGCAGTGGAAAAACTGAACAATAAAATGGAAGCCACACTGCATGCAGCTGAATTGGTAGAAAGAAATAAAAGAGGAGAAATCAAGGGATGTATCATAGGCGGTCCCTTTGCCTTGGATAATGCCATATCAGAAGAAGCCGCACGTATCAAAAAAATAACCCATCCTGTGGCTGGAAAAGCTGAAATATTATTAATTCCTGATATAGAAGCAGGAAATATATTATATAAATCCTTATCCTTTTTTGCTAAGGCAAGAAATGCAGGGATTATTGTAGGGGCTAGGGCACCTATTGTATTGACTTCCAGGGCAGATAGCAAAGAGTCAAAATTAAATTCCATAGCCTTAGGAGTACTTCTGGCTTGCAATCAATCCGAGGCTGAAAGATTATAA
- a CDS encoding CdaR family protein, with translation MINIFNNSKTMWIISFLAAIVLWTYVVSEQNPKISDNITKIPVKLMNVETLEGKGLVISDPQEYTVDIRVYGRRNQLYKIQRSQLDIQADLSQLDSKGTHHVPITVAGLPDDVEINNKNPDSIKITLDQIVQQERNIKVNITGKPADGMAYLSYVANPSKVTIEGPEKLLNNIRDVVALIDITNKNQEVTQSLPLKALDSDGREVSNVTISPSTVDVTIPIGPTKTVDVNSEIIGNLPNGFVITNVENTPAKILIGATTQQLKDIEAIATEKINVSGYSRSFEKKVKLLLPQGVEVINGEAAIIVKITIEPIINREFDIETLNVINLKEELTIQEDLMNLPIKLTLRGPKTQIESLKDGDVVINLDAKNLQEGQHNITLKADVPEGITVESIEPAVVKVHIQGQAE, from the coding sequence ATGATTAATATATTTAATAACAGTAAAACCATGTGGATCATATCTTTTTTAGCGGCAATAGTGCTTTGGACCTATGTAGTCAGTGAACAAAATCCTAAGATTTCTGATAATATAACCAAAATACCTGTAAAACTTATGAATGTAGAAACTTTAGAGGGAAAAGGTCTCGTGATTAGTGATCCCCAAGAGTATACCGTAGATATTAGAGTATATGGACGAAGAAATCAATTATACAAGATCCAGAGAAGTCAATTGGATATCCAGGCAGATTTATCCCAGTTGGATAGTAAGGGAACTCATCACGTTCCCATAACCGTAGCAGGATTGCCGGATGATGTAGAAATCAATAATAAAAATCCTGACTCCATAAAAATCACCTTAGATCAGATTGTACAACAGGAAAGAAATATAAAAGTAAATATAACAGGTAAACCAGCTGATGGAATGGCTTATCTATCCTATGTAGCTAATCCTAGTAAAGTCACCATTGAAGGCCCAGAGAAGCTACTCAATAATATTAGAGATGTGGTTGCCCTCATTGACATTACCAACAAAAATCAAGAAGTCACCCAAAGTCTACCCCTAAAGGCCCTAGATAGTGATGGTAGAGAGGTAAGTAATGTTACCATTAGCCCAAGTACAGTGGATGTGACAATACCCATTGGTCCTACAAAAACTGTTGATGTGAATTCTGAAATTATCGGCAACTTACCTAATGGATTTGTGATAACAAACGTAGAGAACACCCCAGCTAAAATTTTGATTGGAGCGACCACCCAACAATTAAAAGATATTGAGGCCATCGCAACAGAAAAGATTAATGTAAGTGGGTATAGTAGAAGCTTTGAGAAAAAAGTGAAATTACTTTTGCCCCAAGGCGTGGAAGTAATCAATGGAGAAGCAGCGATTATTGTAAAGATTACCATAGAGCCTATTATCAATAGGGAATTTGATATAGAGACTTTAAATGTCATTAATCTAAAGGAAGAACTTACCATACAGGAAGATTTAATGAACTTACCGATTAAATTAACCCTAAGGGGTCCCAAGACCCAAATAGAGAGTCTCAAAGATGGGGATGTTGTCATCAACCTGGATGCTAAAAACCTACAAGAGGGACAACATAATATAACCCTAAAGGCAGATGTACCAGAGGGAATTACCGTAGAAAGCATAGAGCCAGCTGTTGTTAAGGTGCATATTCAAGGACAAGCGGAATAA
- the cdaA gene encoding diadenylate cyclase CdaA — MNLGKRCEKVMTQLIEFLSELFYNIRILDFIDIAIVAFAFHKIIGLIKETRAEQLIKGIIFLLLATQLSEWLGLYTINWILKNTMTMGVIALLVVFQPELRRALEHIGRSRFFSKGLIEKQKAEPHKVIDEIIKAVQMLSKNKTGALIVMERETGLGDVIETGIKMDAIVSGELLLNIFIPNTPLHDGAMIIREDRIKASGCFLPLTENPNLSKQVGTRHRAGLGITENSDAVVVVVSEETGVISMAVEGKLSRYLDIQSLRQILVNMLSEKEPKPLQFNLFKWRNKND; from the coding sequence ATGAATTTAGGGAAAAGGTGTGAAAAAGTAATGACCCAACTAATAGAATTTCTCAGTGAATTATTTTATAATATTAGAATATTAGATTTTATAGATATTGCTATTGTTGCCTTTGCATTTCATAAGATCATTGGACTTATCAAAGAGACCAGGGCAGAACAATTGATTAAGGGTATTATTTTTTTGTTATTAGCTACTCAATTAAGTGAATGGTTAGGACTATATACCATTAACTGGATATTAAAAAATACTATGACAATGGGGGTTATTGCCCTTTTAGTGGTCTTCCAACCGGAACTCAGAAGAGCATTGGAACACATTGGTCGAAGTAGATTTTTTTCAAAGGGATTGATAGAAAAGCAAAAAGCTGAACCCCACAAAGTCATTGATGAAATCATAAAAGCTGTACAAATGTTATCCAAAAATAAAACAGGCGCGCTTATTGTCATGGAAAGAGAAACCGGATTGGGAGATGTAATCGAAACAGGTATCAAAATGGATGCCATTGTTTCGGGAGAATTACTCTTAAATATCTTTATTCCTAATACACCTTTACATGATGGCGCCATGATTATACGAGAGGATCGCATAAAGGCTTCAGGCTGTTTTCTGCCCTTAACAGAAAACCCCAACTTAAGTAAGCAAGTGGGTACTCGCCATAGAGCTGGATTAGGGATTACCGAAAATTCCGATGCTGTAGTGGTTGTTGTTTCGGAAGAAACAGGAGTGATTTCCATGGCGGTAGAGGGAAAACTCTCTAGATATTTAGATATTCAGTCTTTGCGTCAGATACTCGTAAATATGCTTAGTGAAAAAGAACCAAAGCCACTACAATTCAACTTGTTTAAGTGGAGGAATAAAAATGATTAA
- a CDS encoding tryptophan transporter has translation MTSNIKKLTFSGILLAVGFILHQIAPAGVGGVTFDFMLAMVFIIMMINKDFKTAMIAGIAAGVLTALTTKFPGGQIPNMIDKPVTVLVVYGFLKCGRNIPQILRIGLIGFIGTLISGSVFLSTASILVGLPASFIILFYSVVIPTAIGNTIVSVFLYKIVLSSIQKVNPSFMEQLEG, from the coding sequence ATGACAAGTAATATAAAAAAATTAACCTTTAGTGGCATTTTATTAGCAGTAGGCTTCATACTCCATCAAATAGCACCTGCAGGAGTAGGGGGAGTCACCTTTGATTTTATGTTGGCCATGGTATTTATCATCATGATGATCAATAAGGATTTTAAAACAGCTATGATTGCGGGTATAGCAGCGGGTGTTCTTACGGCTTTAACAACAAAGTTCCCTGGAGGACAGATCCCCAATATGATTGATAAACCAGTAACCGTATTGGTCGTTTATGGATTTTTGAAATGTGGAAGGAATATTCCTCAAATTTTAAGGATAGGACTTATTGGATTTATAGGGACATTGATTAGTGGAAGTGTTTTTCTGAGCACCGCCTCTATTTTGGTGGGTCTGCCTGCATCCTTTATTATCTTGTTTTATAGTGTAGTCATCCCAACGGCCATCGGAAATACAATAGTCAGTGTATTCCTCTATAAAATAGTGCTATCCTCTATACAAAAAGTAAATCCTTCTTTTATGGAGCAATTAGAAGGGTAG
- the trpS gene encoding tryptophan--tRNA ligase: MKMQENKKRIFSGIQPSGYFTLGNYLGALKNWTILQEEYDCIFCVVDLHALTVRQEPKELRQRTFDSFVQLLACGIDPEKALVFVQSQVSTHSEMAWLLNCYTYMGELNRMTQFKDKSAKHPENINAGLYTYPSLMAADILLYQADLVPVGDDQKQHIELSRDIAIRFNNSYSPTFQVPEGYFPKVGARIMSLQEPNKKMSKSDENVNAYITLLDDPDTIMKKVKRAVTDSDNQVRYDIQNKAGVSNLMDIYSSLTGKNRVDIEREFEGKGYGDFKTAVGQSIIDSLKPIQDKFNELSENKDYVHQLMKQGAEQASKISHKTLRKMKKKIGIYEVK, encoded by the coding sequence ATAAAAATGCAAGAAAACAAAAAAAGGATTTTTAGTGGAATACAACCATCAGGCTACTTTACCTTAGGTAATTATTTAGGAGCTTTAAAGAATTGGACCATTCTACAAGAGGAATATGATTGTATTTTTTGTGTAGTAGATCTTCATGCCCTTACAGTAAGGCAAGAGCCAAAGGAGTTACGTCAGAGGACCTTTGATTCCTTTGTGCAGCTTTTAGCCTGTGGCATAGATCCGGAAAAAGCGTTAGTATTCGTACAATCTCAAGTATCGACCCATAGTGAGATGGCATGGCTTTTAAATTGCTATACTTATATGGGAGAATTAAATCGAATGACCCAATTTAAAGATAAATCGGCAAAACATCCTGAAAATATCAATGCTGGTCTTTATACCTATCCGAGCTTAATGGCAGCAGATATCTTACTGTATCAAGCAGATTTGGTACCCGTAGGAGATGATCAAAAACAGCATATAGAACTCTCTAGGGATATTGCTATCCGATTTAACAATTCTTATAGCCCTACCTTCCAAGTGCCAGAGGGATACTTTCCTAAGGTAGGCGCTAGAATTATGAGTTTACAAGAACCGAATAAAAAAATGTCCAAATCCGATGAAAATGTAAATGCCTATATTACTCTCTTGGATGACCCAGATACCATTATGAAAAAGGTAAAAAGAGCAGTAACCGATTCGGATAATCAAGTACGTTATGATATTCAAAATAAAGCAGGGGTAAGCAATCTTATGGATATCTATTCGAGCCTAACAGGAAAGAATAGGGTAGACATTGAAAGAGAGTTTGAAGGAAAGGGGTATGGAGATTTTAAAACAGCTGTGGGGCAGTCCATCATAGATTCTCTAAAACCCATTCAGGATAAATTTAATGAACTTTCAGAGAACAAAGACTATGTGCACCAGCTAATGAAACAAGGTGCCGAACAAGCAAGTAAAATTTCTCATAAAACATTAAGGAAAATGAAGAAAAAAATAGGGATTTACGAAGTGAAATAG